A single Alistipes sp. ZOR0009 DNA region contains:
- a CDS encoding carboxypeptidase-like regulatory domain-containing protein, with translation MTTKQIRKFVMYIGMAKFLNRNNEITDPLPNFKIYFPKLLNNNGKIQSIYGEQQHEVAKGGVSRKSLRNQLVTAGYDIANKLYSYATLTGDSVLTREIHMGITTINRQSGPKLINTSRFIHKKATEHIANLDAYNISTADLDSLKELTDQFMEIIPSYREKQITSKAITSQLATLFAENDSILEMIDRMVEIVRLTKPEFYNSYHDNRKVIYSYSTLSLTGRITCAASGEALKGAKITFVPCGEDGNPLAKASKPLVKKSATKGIFKVKHMPEGTYIVIIEKPGYVTIKQTIVITNGETTVFEVALTQSQTLA, from the coding sequence ATGACAACAAAGCAGATTCGAAAATTTGTGATGTACATCGGAATGGCCAAATTCTTAAATCGGAATAACGAAATTACCGATCCGCTACCCAATTTTAAGATTTACTTTCCCAAACTTCTAAATAATAACGGGAAGATACAAAGCATATACGGCGAGCAGCAGCACGAAGTTGCCAAGGGAGGTGTTAGTAGGAAGTCGCTGCGTAATCAGCTGGTAACTGCTGGCTACGACATTGCCAATAAGCTCTATTCCTACGCTACTCTTACCGGCGATAGCGTACTTACTCGCGAAATTCACATGGGAATCACGACGATAAACCGTCAGAGTGGCCCTAAGCTAATTAACACCTCGCGCTTTATTCACAAAAAGGCTACCGAACATATCGCTAACCTCGATGCTTACAACATAAGCACAGCCGATCTGGACTCCCTAAAGGAGCTAACCGATCAGTTTATGGAGATCATCCCATCTTATCGCGAAAAGCAAATCACCTCTAAGGCAATTACCAGCCAGCTTGCCACCTTATTTGCCGAAAACGACAGCATCCTCGAAATGATCGACCGAATGGTCGAAATAGTTAGGCTAACAAAGCCCGAATTCTACAATTCGTACCACGATAACCGTAAGGTGATATATAGCTACAGCACCTTATCGCTTACTGGTCGCATTACCTGCGCAGCTAGTGGCGAAGCCCTAAAAGGTGCAAAAATTACCTTCGTTCCATGTGGCGAAGATGGTAATCCTCTAGCAAAGGCATCAAAACCGCTGGTAAAAAAGAGCGCAACGAAGGGAATCTTTAAGGTAAAGCACATGCCCGAAGGTACCTACATCGTCATAATCGAAAAACCCGGGTATGTAACCATTAAGCAAACAATTGTAATTACCAACGGCGAAACAACCGTTTTTGAGGTAGCTCTTACTCAAAGTCAAACTCTTGCCTAG
- a CDS encoding putative quinol monooxygenase — MKRIAVIAQITAKEGKSEELIMLLKELVRETRQEAGCLQYELLQSIDNCECFTMSEEWADESTLELHTKSLHFKAFEASAAELLTQLSVEKMKKVIV; from the coding sequence ATGAAAAGAATTGCTGTTATTGCACAAATTACCGCCAAAGAGGGAAAATCGGAAGAGCTGATAATGCTACTTAAAGAGCTTGTACGAGAAACACGCCAAGAGGCAGGATGCCTACAATATGAGCTACTACAGAGTATAGATAACTGCGAGTGCTTTACGATGAGCGAGGAGTGGGCTGATGAATCGACGCTGGAACTCCATACAAAAAGCCTCCATTTTAAGGCATTTGAAGCAAGCGCTGCCGAGCTGTTAACGCAGCTGAGCGTGGAGAAAATGAAAAAAGTAATCGTATAG
- a CDS encoding nitroreductase family protein yields MKGSFYAILLLAAALAVTTFELVKLQHTSKQQPASVDKRAAVLENLHSRKSVRKFTSQAVSDSDLVTLVKAGMAAPSGHDARPWQFIIIKNKETMKRLRSKLEWARGLDGSTAAIVVCGDMSMVKPINKEFWITDASAATENILLAIEAMGLGGVWSTLYPGEDRMQHAREVLGLPAHVMPLCVIPIGYPTGVEKAKNKYNPAQLHWEKWESSKKES; encoded by the coding sequence ATGAAAGGATCATTTTATGCTATTCTACTACTGGCTGCAGCCCTAGCAGTAACCACCTTCGAGCTGGTTAAGCTGCAGCACACGTCGAAGCAGCAACCAGCCTCCGTAGATAAACGAGCGGCGGTGCTGGAGAATCTTCACTCGCGGAAGAGCGTCCGTAAGTTTACATCACAGGCCGTTTCTGACAGCGATCTGGTTACGCTCGTAAAGGCAGGAATGGCCGCACCATCGGGGCATGATGCGCGCCCGTGGCAGTTCATCATTATCAAAAATAAGGAGACCATGAAGAGGCTGCGATCGAAGCTTGAGTGGGCAAGAGGCTTGGATGGATCGACGGCAGCAATTGTGGTTTGTGGTGATATGTCGATGGTTAAGCCGATTAACAAGGAATTTTGGATTACAGATGCATCGGCAGCCACTGAGAACATACTTTTAGCCATTGAGGCAATGGGACTTGGTGGCGTATGGAGCACCCTTTACCCCGGAGAGGATAGAATGCAGCATGCCCGTGAGGTACTTGGTTTGCCAGCACACGTTATGCCGCTTTGCGTTATCCCCATTGGATATCCAACAGGGGTAGAAAAAGCAAAGAATAAGTACAATCCGGCCCAACTTCACTGGGAAAAATGGGAAAGTAGCAAAAAAGAGAGCTAA
- a CDS encoding 4Fe-4S binding protein, with product MAYSFLRVSRMLLVILLLATIGLRSGQVGGIPIFDDGDSTKKAAEFALTDVKALFPSASTYKRTDTDEIKVFNGQIELGTIISSSPLADSIAGYASSVPVLIGVNMSNKIVGVRLLKNYESADFVAKIYRSRFLESWTGKSVHDGAALKTDGVSGATVTSQALISTIRFSLSRQSSKELDAEQGLTLAQLLRLAAAFTLLAASIAQLIYPAKLKRFRIPLQIATIAVVGFWIGDSLSMQLLYSWLIYGVTLSQKLFLVAAVLAAIAIPLLTNKAFYCTYLCPYGAAQELAGKLSKRKIRITPRVMQYLMHLREWLFGVLLFLLLLGVSLDITYVEPFSAFAYKSAGWPILTLAILFVMLSIFIPRAWCRFFCPTGQLLEFIRRLLIVKPSSSK from the coding sequence ATGGCTTATTCCTTTTTACGGGTATCGCGTATGCTGCTGGTAATACTTCTGCTGGCAACGATAGGCCTTAGGAGCGGACAAGTTGGTGGTATTCCCATTTTCGATGATGGAGATTCAACGAAAAAGGCAGCAGAGTTCGCCCTTACCGATGTAAAAGCGCTATTCCCATCGGCCAGTACGTATAAGCGTACGGATACAGATGAGATAAAGGTGTTTAATGGGCAGATAGAGCTGGGGACTATCATTAGCAGCAGCCCGCTGGCCGACTCGATAGCTGGTTATGCCTCGTCGGTTCCGGTGCTGATTGGGGTAAATATGTCCAATAAGATAGTGGGAGTTCGTTTACTGAAGAACTACGAGTCGGCTGATTTTGTTGCCAAAATTTATCGAAGCAGATTTTTAGAGAGTTGGACAGGTAAAAGCGTGCATGATGGAGCTGCTCTAAAAACAGATGGCGTTTCCGGAGCAACAGTAACCTCGCAAGCGCTTATCAGCACAATCCGATTTAGCCTTTCGAGGCAAAGCAGCAAGGAATTAGATGCCGAACAAGGGCTAACGCTTGCCCAGCTACTACGCCTAGCCGCTGCTTTTACGCTGCTTGCAGCCTCGATTGCGCAGCTTATTTATCCTGCGAAGCTAAAACGATTCCGAATTCCGCTGCAGATTGCCACGATAGCCGTTGTTGGCTTTTGGATTGGCGATAGCCTTTCGATGCAGCTGCTTTACAGCTGGCTAATTTATGGAGTAACGCTTTCCCAAAAGCTATTCTTGGTAGCAGCTGTGCTGGCAGCCATTGCTATTCCACTGCTTACCAACAAAGCCTTCTACTGCACCTACCTATGTCCATACGGAGCAGCCCAAGAGCTGGCCGGAAAGCTGAGCAAACGAAAGATCAGGATAACGCCACGCGTGATGCAGTACTTGATGCACCTGCGCGAATGGCTATTTGGGGTGCTGCTGTTTTTACTGCTGCTGGGCGTATCGCTTGATATTACGTACGTAGAGCCATTTTCGGCGTTTGCCTATAAGAGTGCCGGATGGCCGATACTGACGCTGGCCATCCTATTTGTGATGCTTTCGATATTTATACCAAGAGCCTGGTGCAGATTCTTTTGTCCGACCGGACAACTCTTGGAATTTATTAGAAGGCTGCTTATTGTTAAACCCTCATCATCAAAATAA
- a CDS encoding DUF4302 domain-containing protein has protein sequence MKKLLYALMLMVAITSCKNDFEDSFGSTPTERKSEAISNLTKLLASSENGWKTTLIYNDQVAGAGDFFVMKFAPAEGTSTGHVTIANGFNSKTSEFSVYHATGVVLNFTSYNEVFHWLSKPYEFQGLGTGFGANVEYIFMKEENGKLYFKGKVNGSEMVLEKASAKDWDMADIKNNFVNLKATMEMNFSGIWVTKGLGATSEKPFFAKFETVYITGDLSVLPEKKGQFYRLSYDKNGKGFQSKQSSFVFTHNEILLSDPVVVGTDTLNRFVYNKDRNRWEAANQGIDGYIIGSNLPLFPSPGAFEFFVKAMEGRWYGWTFYTGDDESGKIGSYLDELGNNVKDLKYCQLNMHTKIKGEDVGCGFAIIGDSPSDGSPTRYCFIPTKLEKQGISEMKFVRNGDVISNIPNINEILTTNPYALKFLNALFTTKGWSIHMISYSSNSAALSFYNIEDPSVKMRKYFSY, from the coding sequence ATGAAAAAATTACTATATGCTCTTATGCTGATGGTTGCCATTACCTCGTGTAAGAACGACTTTGAAGATAGCTTTGGGAGCACACCTACAGAGCGAAAATCTGAAGCCATCTCGAATTTGACCAAACTTTTGGCAAGCTCGGAGAATGGATGGAAGACAACCCTTATATATAATGATCAAGTAGCTGGTGCTGGTGACTTTTTTGTGATGAAATTTGCCCCAGCCGAGGGAACCTCGACAGGACATGTAACCATTGCCAATGGATTTAACAGCAAAACATCAGAATTTAGCGTATACCATGCAACAGGAGTTGTACTAAACTTTACCTCGTACAACGAAGTGTTTCACTGGCTATCAAAACCATATGAATTTCAAGGGCTCGGCACTGGGTTTGGTGCAAACGTTGAGTATATTTTTATGAAGGAGGAGAACGGAAAACTTTACTTTAAAGGTAAGGTTAATGGTTCTGAGATGGTTTTGGAAAAGGCTAGCGCTAAAGATTGGGACATGGCCGACATAAAAAATAACTTTGTAAACCTAAAGGCCACCATGGAGATGAATTTCTCTGGTATATGGGTAACAAAAGGGCTAGGCGCAACCAGCGAAAAGCCATTCTTTGCCAAGTTTGAAACGGTCTATATCACTGGAGACTTGAGCGTGCTTCCGGAGAAAAAGGGACAGTTCTACAGGCTATCCTACGACAAGAATGGCAAAGGCTTTCAAAGTAAACAGTCGTCCTTTGTTTTTACACATAACGAGATTCTTTTGTCTGACCCTGTAGTTGTTGGAACTGATACTTTAAACCGATTTGTATATAACAAAGATCGTAACCGATGGGAAGCGGCAAATCAAGGCATTGATGGATATATTATTGGTTCTAATCTTCCTCTATTCCCATCACCTGGTGCTTTTGAATTCTTTGTAAAAGCAATGGAGGGCCGTTGGTATGGATGGACTTTTTACACGGGAGATGACGAAAGCGGTAAAATAGGTAGCTACCTAGACGAACTTGGAAATAATGTAAAAGATCTAAAGTACTGCCAGCTAAATATGCATACAAAGATTAAGGGTGAAGACGTTGGTTGTGGGTTTGCAATTATAGGTGATTCCCCCTCAGATGGATCTCCTACCCGTTACTGTTTTATACCTACAAAATTAGAAAAGCAGGGGATCAGTGAAATGAAATTTGTTCGAAATGGAGATGTTATTTCCAATATTCCAAATATAAACGAGATTCTTACCACCAATCCTTATGCGCTAAAGTTTTTGAATGCGCTCTTTACGACAAAAGGATGGAGCATACATATGATATCATATAGCAGTAACTCTGCCGCTCTCTCCTTCTACAATATTGAAGATCCCTCGGTCAAAATGAGAAAGTACTTTTCGTACTAG
- a CDS encoding substrate import-associated zinc metallohydrolase lipoprotein, translating into MKRIYFLILIAAVLTSLYSCEKEDKLRDESVVTIQKVYQNDLDKWIYENLTKPYNVEIKYKWDANEITNKFRVTPPSMEKTKEFLEAYLNLWIKPYEEESKAGGNPDFLYKYMPKLIVLVGTPAYNEDGTATMGLAEGGRKVTIFDIDNFGFADIKPTDTPDKVLQKKRNVLYRAFHVLHHEFAHIMHQTKFYPDEFKEISKVDYTARWMDLNDAEAQTKGCITPYSLSNENEDFVEIVAGMIDRSRYSNVPYTTEWPLKDAKGEFTNKMGNITGSEWEHFLYSYMLDYKFDEKWNMVYFRAPEATVGYHKFLHKVDIVTSYYKEKWGVDLYSLQKRIDKAITSFVK; encoded by the coding sequence ATGAAAAGAATATATTTTTTAATACTCATCGCGGCGGTACTTACCAGCCTTTACTCTTGCGAAAAAGAGGATAAGCTACGCGATGAGTCGGTAGTAACCATTCAGAAGGTCTACCAAAATGATTTGGACAAGTGGATTTACGAGAATCTGACCAAGCCATACAACGTTGAAATTAAGTATAAGTGGGATGCCAACGAGATCACCAACAAATTTCGGGTGACACCTCCTTCCATGGAAAAAACAAAGGAATTTTTGGAGGCATATCTGAATCTATGGATCAAACCTTACGAGGAGGAATCGAAGGCTGGCGGCAACCCCGACTTCCTTTACAAGTATATGCCTAAGCTAATTGTTTTGGTAGGAACACCAGCCTATAATGAGGATGGAACTGCGACCATGGGACTTGCCGAAGGGGGACGTAAAGTAACCATCTTTGATATTGACAATTTTGGTTTTGCTGATATTAAACCTACCGATACGCCAGATAAAGTTTTACAAAAAAAGAGGAATGTACTGTATAGAGCATTCCATGTGTTACACCACGAGTTTGCCCATATTATGCATCAAACCAAGTTTTACCCCGACGAGTTTAAAGAAATTAGCAAAGTAGACTACACTGCACGTTGGATGGATTTAAATGATGCAGAAGCTCAAACCAAGGGATGTATCACCCCATACTCCCTATCGAACGAAAATGAGGATTTTGTGGAGATTGTTGCAGGAATGATAGATCGATCGAGATATAGCAATGTGCCATACACTACAGAATGGCCTCTGAAAGATGCTAAAGGAGAGTTTACCAACAAAATGGGGAACATCACTGGCTCAGAATGGGAGCATTTCCTTTACTCGTATATGCTAGACTACAAGTTCGATGAAAAATGGAACATGGTTTACTTCAGAGCTCCAGAGGCTACAGTTGGCTACCACAAATTTCTCCACAAGGTTGACATTGTAACCTCGTACTACAAGGAAAAGTGGGGTGTTGATTTATACAGCTTACAAAAGCGTATAGACAAAGCAATAACTAGCTTTGTAAAATAA
- a CDS encoding RagB/SusD family nutrient uptake outer membrane protein: MNKKILYILSIVATLGFVSCDDYLDTTPDNRTVLDSEVKVKELLTSAYPEGAYGLFTYAMSDDADDKGFSENSLISNEQGYFWKDFTDVGQDSPAFYWDACYKAISHANTALEFMEKQKVGGVVPEKYQPYYGEALVIRAYCHFMLVNIWGKHYNPTTSGADLGIPYVTEVEKDVFKKYKRETVAKNYEQIEKDLVEGLKYIQDGAYDVAKYHFNRAAAYTFASRYYLYKGNDWQKVVDYSTMALGTNPAVKLRDLSGRYRSLGLNEQLAEYSKATDPANFLLTSNVSYWFYYFQAKVRYAYTPVIENKILNNIFVKQGGNTWCQNTASFSEIDKFVFKWGYFFKRFDANSDNGYFCTMTPVIEAEEALFNRMEANAMLGNYPAVESDLDMFFSKRMTNYTDANKVSESKITAAYENNSKSDSPLKPWYDVEAKKRTYLNCIIDTRRREFYYEGLRWFDIRRFNLKVIHNVKDGAPVTLLENDARKTLQIPVAAQQNGLTPNAR; encoded by the coding sequence ATGAATAAGAAAATACTATATATCTTATCGATTGTTGCCACACTCGGATTTGTGTCGTGCGACGATTATCTAGATACCACACCCGATAACAGAACCGTACTAGACTCTGAAGTTAAAGTAAAAGAACTTCTAACAAGCGCATACCCCGAAGGTGCTTATGGCCTATTCACCTACGCAATGTCTGACGATGCTGATGACAAAGGGTTTAGTGAAAACAGCCTTATTAGCAACGAGCAAGGCTACTTCTGGAAAGATTTCACCGACGTGGGGCAAGACTCTCCTGCATTTTACTGGGATGCCTGCTACAAGGCTATATCGCACGCCAACACTGCGCTTGAGTTTATGGAGAAGCAAAAAGTTGGAGGTGTTGTTCCTGAGAAATATCAACCCTACTATGGCGAAGCATTGGTTATTCGAGCTTACTGCCATTTTATGCTGGTAAACATTTGGGGCAAGCACTACAACCCAACAACATCGGGAGCTGATTTGGGAATACCCTACGTTACCGAAGTTGAAAAGGATGTATTTAAAAAGTACAAGCGCGAAACTGTGGCCAAGAACTACGAACAAATCGAAAAAGATTTAGTAGAAGGGCTAAAGTACATCCAAGATGGAGCATACGACGTGGCAAAATACCACTTTAATAGGGCTGCAGCTTACACATTTGCCTCCAGATACTACCTCTACAAGGGTAATGATTGGCAAAAGGTAGTAGACTATTCGACCATGGCACTAGGTACTAACCCTGCAGTAAAGCTTCGTGATCTTTCGGGTAGATACAGAAGCTTAGGATTGAATGAGCAGCTTGCCGAATATAGCAAAGCAACTGATCCTGCCAACTTTTTATTAACCAGCAATGTTAGCTACTGGTTCTACTACTTTCAAGCAAAGGTTAGGTATGCCTACACTCCGGTTATTGAGAATAAAATTTTAAACAACATTTTTGTCAAGCAAGGGGGCAACACTTGGTGCCAAAACACAGCCAGCTTCAGCGAAATCGACAAGTTCGTTTTTAAGTGGGGATACTTCTTTAAGAGGTTTGATGCCAACTCCGATAACGGCTACTTCTGCACAATGACACCGGTTATTGAAGCCGAAGAGGCGCTCTTTAACCGCATGGAAGCAAATGCTATGCTTGGTAACTATCCTGCGGTTGAGTCTGACCTAGATATGTTCTTCAGCAAACGAATGACCAACTATACCGATGCCAATAAGGTTTCGGAAAGTAAAATCACTGCAGCCTACGAAAACAACTCTAAATCGGACTCGCCACTAAAACCTTGGTACGATGTAGAAGCTAAAAAGCGCACCTACCTAAACTGTATCATCGATACTCGTAGACGTGAGTTTTACTACGAAGGGTTACGCTGGTTTGACATCCGTCGCTTCAACCTTAAGGTTATTCATAATGTAAAGGACGGAGCACCTGTTACCCTTTTGGAGAATGATGCCAGAAAGACATTGCAAATACCTGTTGCAGCACAACAGAATGGGCTAACGCCAAATGCACGCTAA
- a CDS encoding SusC/RagA family TonB-linked outer membrane protein, whose protein sequence is MKKIFFQNTFIFYIRWMRKMCSVGIVTLMLILAGLQASAASLLQSRINVTLKNARIEELIKAIESQTDLGFLFNASELKNVKPITINAKNETVENILSKALDNTGLEFEIENKTILIKASHKPTSTQQEKRTITGTVFDEGKKTLPGVTIIQKGMSTNGTSTNMDGKFSMRIPANGKVTLVFSFIGMNNQEVVVTDQQNLNVVMTSAAAQIDEVVVTGYQKVSRKLFTGSATLLKSEDAKTAGESDVSRMLEGKVAGVSVQNVSSTFGAAPKIRVRGSSSIYGDTKPLWVVDGVVLEDVVDVTPDQLSSGDAATLISSSVAGLNADDIDNFQILKDASATALYGARAMNGVIVVTTKKGRVGKNYINITSEFTVKRKPSYANYDIMNSQEQMEMFLEMQDKGWLNHADMMRSKDGGVFFKMYSLIDSYANGKFGLENTPEARANFLRRYERVNTNWFDILFRNSLQQNHSVSFSGGSEASKFYVSSSWLNDQGWTIADKVDRYTINMRGDFDVTKKLSIGLQTKGSFRQQTTPGTFNRSNDVVNGNYSREFDINPFSYALNTSRTISPYDENGNLEYVRMNYAPFNILNEYKNNYINLEVLDLNIQSDLEYKFSKSLVYNFTGSMRAVKSDNAHFIKEGSNVVGAYNAGIDDPVISEANKYLWRDVTDPNSRKVSVLPNGGFYNKETNSMVNFYFRNMLNFNKVFKEIHSVSVMLGQELKYVDRTADFSNGYGFMYSKGGVAFTNPNIIKQNNESGNAYFGMQEYRDRFVAAFINGAYSYKSKYTFNGTARVDGSNQLGQSRSARYLPTWNLSGKWNAKEENFLSNIDWLSNLSFRGTYGLTASMGPAKNSSVIFRNTLTTTPYESERQNAMYIEALENSKLTWEKQYEANFGFDLGLYNRVSLSVDAYSRKGFDLIAYVRTSGIGGEGWKLANYADMKSKGIEFSLGVKAISTKDLNWNSNLTFSYNTNELTNLKNSPMIFDLVKAEGGAKEGGAVRGLYSIPFAGLDELGLPQFYDKNGKITKDVYFQDDAISHLKYEGTIDPKITGGWSNAISYGSWTANIFCSYQFGNVIRLYPTFHSTYSDMDAVSKDMLNRWMVPGDEKKTNIPVIASKATREQYGYQLESVYNAYNYSDQRVAKGDFIRLKEVSIEYKLPKSLLSKLGIANASIKAQGTNMFLLYSDKKLNGQDPEFFGTGGVALPVPKQYTFSLKLGF, encoded by the coding sequence ATGAAAAAAATCTTTTTTCAGAACACATTCATCTTTTATATTAGGTGGATGAGGAAAATGTGTTCTGTTGGAATTGTAACTCTCATGCTGATACTGGCTGGATTACAAGCTTCAGCCGCATCCTTGCTGCAGAGTAGAATTAACGTAACGTTAAAAAACGCACGTATTGAGGAGTTAATTAAAGCCATTGAATCGCAAACCGATTTAGGATTTCTATTTAACGCTTCTGAACTGAAGAATGTGAAACCGATTACAATTAACGCCAAAAATGAAACGGTAGAAAACATTCTGAGTAAAGCCTTAGACAATACGGGATTAGAATTTGAAATTGAGAACAAAACTATCCTTATTAAGGCATCGCACAAGCCAACCTCAACACAACAAGAAAAGCGAACCATTACAGGAACCGTGTTCGATGAAGGAAAAAAAACCTTACCGGGAGTAACCATCATCCAGAAAGGAATGTCTACCAATGGAACTTCAACCAATATGGATGGAAAGTTTTCGATGAGAATTCCGGCAAACGGGAAAGTCACCTTAGTTTTTTCTTTCATAGGGATGAACAACCAAGAGGTAGTCGTTACTGACCAGCAAAACCTGAATGTTGTCATGACTAGCGCAGCCGCGCAAATTGACGAGGTAGTAGTTACTGGCTACCAAAAGGTAAGCCGTAAGCTATTTACAGGATCGGCAACTTTACTAAAAAGCGAGGATGCTAAAACTGCAGGGGAGTCTGATGTTAGCCGCATGCTGGAAGGGAAAGTTGCGGGTGTATCGGTTCAAAACGTATCGAGCACATTTGGTGCTGCACCAAAAATTCGCGTCCGTGGATCTTCGTCAATTTACGGAGATACAAAACCACTATGGGTTGTTGATGGTGTAGTACTTGAGGATGTTGTAGATGTTACCCCAGACCAACTTTCTTCGGGAGATGCGGCAACCCTTATATCCTCGTCGGTTGCGGGCTTAAATGCAGACGACATCGATAACTTCCAGATTCTAAAAGACGCATCGGCCACAGCATTGTATGGAGCAAGAGCGATGAATGGTGTTATCGTAGTTACTACTAAAAAAGGACGTGTTGGTAAAAATTACATCAACATAACCTCCGAATTCACGGTAAAAAGGAAGCCATCCTATGCAAACTATGACATCATGAACTCGCAGGAGCAGATGGAAATGTTCTTGGAAATGCAGGATAAAGGCTGGCTAAACCATGCAGATATGATGCGCTCTAAAGATGGCGGCGTATTCTTCAAAATGTACTCATTAATAGACTCGTACGCAAACGGTAAATTTGGGTTAGAAAATACACCTGAAGCGAGAGCCAACTTTCTGCGCCGATACGAACGGGTGAACACCAACTGGTTTGATATACTGTTCAGGAATTCGCTACAGCAAAACCACTCCGTATCTTTTTCGGGTGGATCTGAAGCCTCCAAATTCTATGTATCATCATCGTGGTTGAACGATCAAGGGTGGACTATTGCCGATAAGGTAGACCGCTATACCATTAATATGCGTGGTGACTTTGATGTAACAAAAAAACTTTCGATAGGACTGCAAACTAAAGGATCGTTCCGTCAGCAGACAACACCAGGCACCTTTAACCGCTCTAACGACGTAGTAAATGGCAACTACTCGCGAGAGTTCGATATCAACCCTTTCTCGTATGCTCTGAATACTAGTAGAACCATATCGCCCTACGACGAGAATGGCAATCTCGAGTATGTTCGTATGAACTACGCCCCCTTTAACATACTAAACGAGTATAAGAATAACTATATCAACCTAGAGGTGCTTGACCTTAACATCCAGAGTGACTTGGAGTACAAGTTTAGCAAAAGCCTTGTGTACAACTTTACAGGATCGATGAGAGCTGTTAAGTCTGACAATGCGCACTTTATAAAGGAAGGCTCGAATGTTGTGGGTGCTTACAATGCAGGTATTGACGATCCTGTGATTTCTGAGGCAAACAAGTATTTATGGAGAGATGTAACCGACCCCAACTCAAGAAAAGTTTCGGTACTTCCTAACGGAGGGTTTTACAACAAGGAAACCAACTCGATGGTAAACTTCTACTTCCGAAATATGCTAAACTTTAACAAGGTATTCAAAGAAATACACTCTGTTAGTGTAATGCTCGGACAAGAACTGAAATATGTAGATAGAACCGCCGATTTCTCTAACGGATATGGATTCATGTATAGCAAAGGAGGTGTCGCATTTACCAATCCTAACATTATTAAGCAAAATAATGAGTCGGGTAATGCCTACTTTGGGATGCAAGAGTATCGCGATCGTTTCGTAGCGGCTTTTATCAACGGAGCCTACTCATATAAAAGCAAGTACACATTCAATGGAACAGCTCGTGTTGATGGATCAAACCAACTTGGACAGTCGCGTAGCGCACGTTACCTTCCAACATGGAACCTTTCAGGTAAATGGAATGCAAAAGAAGAGAATTTCTTGAGCAATATCGATTGGCTTTCGAACCTATCGTTTAGAGGAACCTACGGATTAACAGCATCGATGGGACCAGCAAAAAACTCCTCTGTCATTTTCCGCAATACGCTTACCACCACTCCATACGAATCGGAAAGACAGAATGCCATGTATATTGAGGCATTAGAAAACTCGAAGCTTACATGGGAAAAGCAGTATGAAGCCAACTTTGGTTTTGACCTTGGCCTATACAACCGAGTTTCCTTAAGCGTGGATGCCTACAGTCGAAAAGGTTTCGACCTGATAGCCTACGTAAGAACCTCTGGAATTGGTGGCGAAGGATGGAAACTGGCGAACTACGCAGACATGAAATCGAAAGGTATCGAGTTTAGCTTAGGTGTTAAGGCTATATCTACTAAAGATCTCAACTGGAATAGCAACCTTACCTTCTCGTACAACACCAATGAGCTAACCAACTTAAAGAATAGCCCAATGATATTCGATTTAGTAAAAGCAGAAGGAGGAGCAAAAGAGGGAGGTGCTGTTCGCGGGCTATACTCTATTCCGTTTGCTGGGTTAGACGAACTCGGTTTACCTCAATTCTATGACAAGAATGGCAAGATCACCAAAGATGTATACTTTCAAGACGACGCTATAAGCCATTTGAAGTATGAAGGAACTATCGATCCTAAAATAACAGGAGGATGGTCCAATGCAATTAGCTACGGAAGTTGGACTGCGAACATATTCTGCAGCTACCAGTTTGGCAATGTAATACGCCTGTACCCTACCTTCCACTCTACCTACAGCGACATGGATGCCGTATCGAAGGATATGCTAAATCGCTGGATGGTTCCTGGAGATGAGAAAAAAACAAACATCCCTGTTATTGCCAGCAAAGCAACCCGAGAGCAATACGGATATCAGCTAGAATCTGTGTATAACGCTTACAACTACTCCGACCAACGAGTTGCTAAAGGTGATTTCATTAGATTAAAGGAGGTATCAATTGAATATAAGCTACCTAAGAGTCTGCTTTCGAAGTTAGGTATTGCCAACGCATCGATTAAAGCGCAGGGTACAAATATGTTCCTTCTATACTCCGATAAAAAGCTCAATGGTCAAGATCCTGAATTCTTCGGAACAGGAGGAGTTGCTTTACCAGTACCCAAACAATACACGTTCTCGCTAAAACTAGGCTTCTAA